The sequence CCTTCTCCTGTGGCTGTGTGCCCAGAATGATGGGGGCATGTGTCGTGTGGGGTGGTGAATGGTCAGACAGGAGGGAGGGCCGGTGctgaggtttgtgtgtgtatgtgtgtgttagagaagtAAACTTGAGTTGAGAACAAATCGCTGTGACTCGGTTCTGTGTAGAAGAACGCCTGTGTTTCTCTCAGTCCGCTAGAGTGAAATTACTGTAAAGTGCTCTCCAGAGTGCTCCCACCCCACCCTAGTAAAAACTGTCTGCAGTGGGTAGGGGTACCATTCCTCCCGTTTCCtatatatcaaataaatatacacaaatagatcCCATCTCTGCACAGTGACTACTACAATATCTTTTAGTGGTCACCTAAAGGTGCCTAGTCTGATACAGGTTCTTATTTGTAGACCAGTGGTTCTGGCTGCTGGATGGATGTTGCCTTGCAGGAATGAAGttacatataattattatttttatatattaattgaaCTGTACAGGGCATGAACTGCAAGTTAACAGCGCATTTCCAGATGTCTGTAGCTTTATCCTGGTTATGACCAGACATTTGTCCTTTAGTCCTTGAAGGCTTTTCAgatctgtgttgttgtttgacTGAAATGTCTCCTATGCCATGTCTTGGTCATGGTTTTGCTCACAGATGTGTGCAGTGATGTTTGTGCAGGGCACTGCTACAGATGAAACTCAAATAAGAGATCCTTTTGTTTCTATTATTaacaatactatatatatatatatatatatatatatatatatgtatatatatatatatatatatatatgtatatatatatgtatatgtatgattagagagagagagatatatagATATGTGTACTACATCTAATAAGTGCTTGCATTCAATGAAGTTAACCTCATTTCTTCTGTCCTTTGGAATACGCTCTTTCTATTTGcctgttcttgtttgtttgttcgttctgtattttagtttgttgttCTTAATCTATACAATTCTGTAGTCAGGTGTTTTAATTCTAAGCGCATCCTGGAGgggtaaaaaagaaagaatatgtATGTAATCGTAATACACTTAGCAGCTGGTAATATCTGCATGAATTAATCCATTTGTAGGGAAACGGAGTCAATATGTGACAGTAATTCAATGTTAATGTTCGCTATATTTTTGCACATTCAGGTGACCTGTTTTtctgatttttgtttatttggctGTCTGGTTTTTTTGCATTCCCCTAAGTTTAGCGTGGCTGGGATGTTACTGGCAGAATGGAAATGTGATGATTCCTAAGAGGGGCCATGTACTGCATACACAGTGACTTTTTTGccccaattaaaaacaaacatgcactCAACATTACTAAACCATTTCAAGATTTCCATGTGATTTTAAGGAAAGTCTAATTGGgttttgatttatgtatttatatagtaaAGTATATTTCCACATATGTTACACGtgagtattattttattgtgtatataATCAGTGTTAGGCTCCaaagccatttttttttttttttttttgttcttttggaGGGGGTTACGTAAATTAAGAGATCTGTTACTGTACATGGTTTTGTGTCCCCTCCTCAAACGCATACCTTTCAGGGTAGATGTTAAAACCTAGATCTCCATTCCTCTTAACTGTAGATGCATGTTTCTAGTGACAGTTTCAAGGAAAAACAAGTCTCCGTTCTGGGTGCATTGTTCATAAGACTAGTGTGACTTAGTCAGGGGTCTTTTGGTCTCCTTACCAAGACCTGACTGAAATGTGTAATCTCACTTGAAAGGAAAATGTTTACGATTACCACTCTACTTTgtgcgtgtgagagtgtgtttgaCAGTGTGGTAGTGAGGGGTGGGGAGTGCTCGGAGGCGCTGTGAAATTCAGCAAGTTATTTCCAGATGGTTGTAATAATTGCCTTGATCCAGCACATAGGGACAGACAGGCTGGAGTCTTATCCACCAGGTCCACCAGGCCCCCTTCCTCGTTCCTCAGGGTTGACGGGATTCAGAGTGGCACAGGAGTAAGGGTCCGGTCCACTTGTTACCTGGTTATGTGATGTGTGTGTCCAGACGTAGTGGGCTGCCAGACCCTCGAGGCTGCCGGCCTAGTTTTCAAGGCCGTATTCCTCCTCTAGACTAGATCACTTCTTAGTCTACTTCTGTCTGCAGAAGACGGTATAAAAAAACTTTGGGAATGAGTTAGCAATGTTTAATGTATACGGCCTATTTTTGAGAAGCAGATTTGCTGTTAATTTTGTcaactttaatattttatatatacacaattaaatgtgtgtgtgtgtgtgtgtatgtgtgtatatgtatatatatatatatatatatatatatacaaacacacacataacagctctggaaaaaattgagaccactccgaAGTTCAGAAAtgaatgttaagtggtctcaattttttccagagctgtatatacacacattttaattaatcctACCATCTCTTCTCTAGGAATGCAGCGGCTGGcttgtttttctggattctttTCAGTCATTGAGGGGCCGTGTTTTGAGGGGGGGGTTTCCTCCACTGGTATTTGTCGGGAAGTAAAGGAGTGTGAAAGTCACTATTATATCCAGCATATTTACGTGATTATCCGAGACAGAGAAAAGCAGTGTCGTTCCGTTCTGTTTTTGttcctttcattttttaataaggAAATACTCGGCACTGTACAGCTTTTAGCTTTGGCTAATTCAGTGGAATGAGGTCTTACTGTGGTAAGGAAAGGGAAAAGCCAGTTCATTCTGCACAGTGTGTTTTACCACAGTACTGTGTATCAGCAGTTGAAAGTGACCAGTTTGTCAGGGTTTGTTACGTTGCTCAGTTCTTGATTCATGCTTTGTTGTTTTGACTCCTCcacagcttttaaaaatagCCTTTAAGCCCTCTTCATCACTTTACTCATCAACACTGACTGCATTGCTTGACCTAATTTGCGGTCAATAATCTGCATTAATTGCTTCAGGATAAGGGGTTGTCGAAATGGGTTCTTCTTTTCCTCGTTTGTTTTGCGCTTCGTGTTTCCACCAGTCTTCTCCCAGGCGGACGCTGCTTAACCAAGCACAGACTGGTTCTGTTGGGGAAAATCCCTGTTCGTTTGTTACAGATATGGAGTAACTATTAAACGCATAATGGTTGCAATGTATTAGAATAGAGCAGTGCCTTAGGTTGAGATTAGGCTGtgtatttttgtaaaataaataataaattaaaccgaataaaatacaaaatagctTACCCTGGCCATGACAATCATTTAACAGTTGGGCGCTGAAGATAACATTTTGTCTCGAGCTGTGTAATGTGCTTGTAATGCCGTGCCCACAGCTACTTGTAAATATATCTCAAGTgtactgataaaaaaaaaaaaatgaactgtTTAAagttttgcaaaataaaaataaaaaaataagttaaaaagtgtctttttcttcagtttaagGAAACAGTCTTGCTGTGGTGTGGTGTTTTTAATCCAGACACAAAACTATGTCTTTGTCCAACCCAAGACAAAGGGGCCTGCTGTATTTCTCTAACCCATACATGTACAAAAATGGATGCAAGAGTGTtaattttcctttatttattcttcCAATGTTACAGCGGGTATGATTTCACTCCACAAGTCTGTTTGCTAATTTCTTTTTTCAGTTTAAACAATTCCAGCACAAAGCAACATATGTGATTAGACGACTAGCAAAGTAACTTTCAGCGCAAAGTTACGTGTGCAACATATcctatggaaaaataaaataacacccaAAGCCAAAAATCACCTATACCAGAAAACACATCCTTTCACAATATTCAGGCACGGTTTCTGTATTGAGCAGTTAAATTGCATTCACAAGACATTCATATTTTAGTACACGCTGTCTATTGAGGCttgcaaaacatttaattttagcACTGAGAGACAAAGCAAGCTGTCATGGAGTTTGTATTTACCTGGAGGCAAAGCGTGAAAGGTCTCCAACTAATCATATATTGCATTGACCCAGGTAAAGCCAAACACACATTTCAAAGCCATAGGATGTCAGCAGCAGATATAACTTGGCACACTGGCTTGAAACCGCTTTTAAACTTGGTGAAAGGTGCAAAAGCATCAATGGTTACTAAAAAATTACATTGCAAGTCACACCATATTTGCCCATTATTTAGTCAACACACAGATACAATGCTGAATTGAATACAAATGCTTGATAACTAAAGTTGTTAGTTAATATgctgcttttttgttgtttttctttgcaaacCATTATATGTGCTGTATTAATAGTCAAAGCCATCTCACGAGGCTCAAACCCACAGGAGTCTCGGGATAATAATAAATCTTCAAATATCACCTTTGGCAAAGCACTGAATATTGAGCATGCGGAAACAAACAAGTCACAAAGTTACCGGAAGGTATAATGAAGAGGTGAAAGTGTAAGATGACATTAGAATTGAATGTAACTGCACAATGGTTCACTGCCTCAGACTGCGCTGCAACTGGAAAGAGATTCTCTGCTTCAggttttttccccatttaaaaAATCTGATTGAATTCACTCAATGTCCTTCTGTCTAATCTTTTGTTACTGTAAAAAAGGTAATATTATCCTCCCAACCTTCAGAAGGCCCTTTTCCACTTCTCTCAGTTGCAGCTTCCAAAGTTGTGACCCACTgcgctttttgttttgtttattaccCTTCCAAAAGTAGTTaaaagagaaagagatagaCTTCATGCCACTGCCTTCCTTGGGCCTGAGCGAGGGCGTGCTGGAGCCCGCTCCCCTCACAGTTTCTTGGCGCAGTCGGGGCAGTAGATGTTCTCGCTGTGCACCACAAAGCGCTTGTTGGCCAGAGACAGGGAGCACTTCTTGCAGGTGAAGCAGTACTCATGCCAGGAGTTGCCCTCGTAGTTGACCACGTTAGTCCCTCTCCCAAACCCTGAGGACAGGACAGAAAGGGATGGAGTGAAAACATGGACACACGGGAAAGTCCATGACGGACAGGATCATGCAGCTGTGTGAAAAATACATGAAGGGAATGGACTAATTATACACTTAACCCATCTGCATAATAAATGTGGATTCAACTTGCCTCCTTTAGAATTTATGACATGTAAACGTAAATCGATAACAATTCTGAAAGAACTAATTCTGCATTGCCCCTGTCCTCTCTGCTCCTCTCCTCTGCTCACCAGTGATGGGGTTCTGGCAGCCAGAGCACTTCTTGGCGACACTCGTCTTGTAGCAGTCCACGCAGTACACGTTCTCCTCGTGGGAGGTGAAGCGCTGGCCGGCCAGGGGCTTCCTGCAGGTGTTGCAGACGAAGCACTCGGAGTGCCAGGGCTGGTCCTGGTAGTTGATCCCACCTGAGGTGATGGCctgaacacaacacaatgtCAGCATCCTCATCATCAAGCACAGTTAATGGGCAGCTCAAAATGTTGTTAAAACCATGAAACCACATATTAATTCAATATAAAGTAAACCATTAGAAAccataaacaaatgtaatacattaaaGATATTTTATGATGAAAAGATCAGTTTATACTGTGGGCAGCAGCAGTACCGTGCACAGACATTTTGGGGAGCAGGGGCTCAACCCAAAGAAACGGCACCCTGTCTTGGCAAAGTGTGGTCCGGGGGGGGCAGAGGGGGGTGCCTGGGATAAAGGGCACTTTTTGTGTCTAAGGGAAAAAGGGCAGGGTCTCAAGCACCACCTGGGGTCTATCTGTTCATGTgcctgggcagcagtgtggagtagtgcttaggccTCTGGACTCTGGGGttatgggttcaatcccaggatgctgctgctgtacccttgggcaaggtactgtacctagattgctccagtaaaaaacagctgtataaatgggtaaatgtatgTAAACATTTTGATATACTGAATAATGGCAAGGCAGCGCTGTCCCTCTCTGTACCTGCTTGCAGTGGACGCAATGCTTGGCAAACTTCTTCTCGTGGCAGGGTCCGCAGTAGATGTCATCCCCCTTGGTCAGGAAGCTCTGCGATTTGATTGGCTGCTTGCACTGAAAGCAGGTGAAGCACTCCTCATGCCAGACGTTGTGCTTGTACTCCACGTTCTGGGAGCCTGCCAGGAGcacacacagccacctgggGTCAGCAACCACACCGCAACACGCAGCACGCAAACACAGACGACTAAAGCACTTTCACACAGCTACCACATAGGTGTGTTTACACGTAtgagtgtgccagtgtgtgtatCGGGTGGGCGCACCTGGCAGGACAGGTTTGTAGCAGCCATGGCAGCGGGGAGAGTCCTCTCGGGAGCTGCACTTGCCACACAGGATCTTGTCATCTTTGGTGCTGAAGGACTCGCTGGCCAGGGGCTTGTAACACTTGGCACAACGGAAGCAGTCCTCATGCCAGTAGCGGTTCTTGTGGTGCAGCTCctgtagacagagagagatggagagatggatGGAGAATAGTGGCAGCATCGAGACACCGCACACACAGTACAAACGCCTGCAGCCTTACAGGCCAATGATAACAGAATAATTCATTCAGACTGACcaatcaaacaaacagacagacagacagacatcacAGAGACGGGCTGGTATTGTGGACATGGCAGCGGGGCAGAAGAACTATAAGAGTCTGAACAGCAGAGAGGAAACCAGATCACACCAACACCCACatggaaagacagacagacagacacagcggACGGAGATGCTTGGACAGATATACAGCCCTGCTGCCCTGGCCCCGCCCCACACACCTTGGAGTCGGAGCCGATTGGCCGGCGGCACTCGGCACAGGTGTTGGCACACAGCTTGTCGAAGCAGCGCACACAGCAGTGCTTGTCGTCCTTCTTGATGTACTTCTTGCCGTGCAGGGAGTCCCGGCAGTAGAAGCAGTCGAATCGGTCCGTCATGGTGGCCGTCGCGTAGCTCCGCGGCCCTGCCAGGGGGCATCGCCACAGGCTATCATTGCTATCCATTTATTCACAGGTTTGTCTGATGGCTACAGTAGTAGTAAGGGGGGTGCAGTGGCGGACAGGGGAAGCATATTGCGGTTGCGCACAGGCCTGAATCCCACTGTTCAGCCATTTGTGATTTTTCTCTGAAACACATTGGCACACTGAGGATGACAAGTGTCCCAATTGCTGAGGTGTTTTGAAATCAATAGATCCAGTTGGTGAATGATGTACTGGAGAGTATAAACAGCATTTGTTTAGCACAGTCGCTTACATGTGTTAGTTTTTCACATGATGATCATTTACTCTATTTCCAGTTGTGCACCTATTCAGATTTAAAAATCCATTGTATGGTAAGTACAAAAAGAAGGGAAATGTTACACGTGCTTTTGTTGTTTCACCACTAGAGGGCACTGTAGCTGTACTTTTACTCAGTTTAATTGtaactgcaaaacaaacaaaaaaggtactGCTGGACAGAAGTCCCAGAGAAGGTTTCCCCCCTGGACTGTCAGAAGACAGTGTTGTGTGGTACTGTAAGAGAGTCTAGCAACAGTCCCAGATTAACTCTTAACCGCCGAGCAAATCAAGTCAAGCATGTTCAAGCCTGTCTTCTCCAAATAAGACATCAGCATGTaatctattattttattatttagctAAACCTTTGATCCCAGGTAAATTACAAAAGCCcagacatacatatatacataaatacatacatgtacacatacacagtcACTAAACAACAGGGCTTTGTAGGAGTTCTA is a genomic window of Amia ocellicauda isolate fAmiCal2 chromosome 10, fAmiCal2.hap1, whole genome shotgun sequence containing:
- the fhl1a gene encoding four and a half LIM domains protein 1a isoform X1, with the protein product MAFYKHSGPRSYATATMTDRFDCFYCRDSLHGKKYIKKDDKHCCVRCFDKLCANTCAECRRPIGSDSKELHHKNRYWHEDCFRCAKCYKPLASESFSTKDDKILCGKCSSREDSPRCHGCYKPVLPGSQNVEYKHNVWHEECFTCFQCKQPIKSQSFLTKGDDIYCGPCHEKKFAKHCVHCKQAITSGGINYQDQPWHSECFVCNTCRKPLAGQRFTSHEENVYCVDCYKTSVAKKCSGCQNPITGFGRGTNVVNYEGNSWHEYCFTCKKCSLSLANKRFVVHSENIYCPDCAKKL
- the fhl1a gene encoding four and a half LIM domains protein 1a isoform X2, which codes for MTDRFDCFYCRDSLHGKKYIKKDDKHCCVRCFDKLCANTCAECRRPIGSDSKELHHKNRYWHEDCFRCAKCYKPLASESFSTKDDKILCGKCSSREDSPRCHGCYKPVLPGSQNVEYKHNVWHEECFTCFQCKQPIKSQSFLTKGDDIYCGPCHEKKFAKHCVHCKQAITSGGINYQDQPWHSECFVCNTCRKPLAGQRFTSHEENVYCVDCYKTSVAKKCSGCQNPITGFGRGTNVVNYEGNSWHEYCFTCKKCSLSLANKRFVVHSENIYCPDCAKKL